The Fluviicola sp. DNA window CAGACGGAAAACAATTATACCGCAAATTAAAGAAGAGTAAATCGATAGAAGAATTCCATGGATTTCTTGCTGAAATGCTTTAAAAGGAAATACTTTCATTGGCTTTCAGGTAGGTCACAAAATCGGCATCCGTTACATAATGCTTCACCGCCAGTTTTTCTACAAAACCCTTTCCCAATTTTTGTTCATCGTGTGTTGAAAGGAATAATTTCGCTCCACATTGTTTGTAAAGTAATTCCGCTTGTTTAATTCCCAGGTTTACGGTACCTCCCAGCCAAAATGGTAAATGGTAACGGGTTGTAGTAGTGATCAACACGTCCGCTTTCGGCAAATTGGCCGCTTTAGCACCATGCGGAGCGAATAAAACACTTCCTTCTTTCGAATCGAATAGGTAGGCGCTGTGTACAAGGTCCGATAATTTTCCCGGTTTGTAT harbors:
- a CDS encoding MBL fold metallo-hydrolase; protein product: MKFQKLNDDCSWLWELNGLKIMVDPWFTASQIDGHRLFSEQFHQSPQPPVSSLPAVDYLFISNRFTDHCNKETLLQFDSSVPVIAKKSILKKIAKWNHFKHLIPLQDAPLPIREYKPGKLSDLVHSAYLFDSKEGSVLFAPHGAKAANLPKADVLITTTTRYHLPFWLGGTVNLGIKQAELLYKQCGAKLFLSTHDEQKLGKGFVEKLAVKHYVTDADFVTYLKANESISF